A genomic stretch from Primulina huaijiensis isolate GDHJ02 chromosome 14, ASM1229523v2, whole genome shotgun sequence includes:
- the LOC140957389 gene encoding probable protein phosphatase 2C 63, whose amino-acid sequence MLRSCCFRCLGWRNTDGLMWHLDLKAHASGDFSIAVVQANSSLEDQSQVFTSPSATYVGVYDGHGGPEASRFVNRHLFPYLHKFASEQGGLSADVIKKAFSATEEDFTRLVKRSLPLKPQIASVGSCCLVGAISDGELYVANLGDSRAVLGRRGFDGEYNSVVAERLSTDHNVSCENVRREVEASHPDDSPIVVYYRGVWRIKGIIQVSRSIGDIYLKKPEFHRDPNFQQCGTLVPMKRPLLSAVPSILTRKLKPQDLFLIFASDGLWEHLTDDAAVQLVSKYPRTGIARRLVAAAIREAAKKREKRYKDIKKIEKGARRYFHDDITVIVIYLDNHKPSNSKNKRSTMGCTTAPVDIFSYNSDEAKESSGDKFLSSEEAPLSITY is encoded by the exons ATGTTGCGATCCTGCTGTTTCCGGTGTTTGGGGTGGCGAAACACCGATGGTTTGATGTGGCATCTGGACCTGAAGGCGCACGCCTCTGGCGACTTCTCGATAGCCGTGGTGCAAGCGAATTCGAGTCTGGAGGATCAGAGCCAGGTGTTTACGTCGCCGTCCGCCACCTACGTTGGAGTTTACGACGGTCATGGTGGGCCGGAGGCTTCCCGCTTCGTCAATCGCCACCTCTTCCCTTATCTCCACA AATTTGCCTCGGAGCAAGGGGGGTTGTCAGCAGATGTAATAAAGAAGGCTTTTAGCGCAACCGAGGAAGATTTTACTCGCTTAGTTAAGCGATCATTGCCACTCAAGCCACAGATTGCTTCGGTGGGATCTTGTTGCCTTGTTGGTGCAATTTCAGATGGTGAATTATATGTTGCAAACTTGGGAGATTCAAGAGCTGTTCTTGGTAGGAGGGGATTCGATGGAGAGTATAATTCGGTTGTTGCAGAACGATTGTCGACCGATCATAATGTGTCTTGTGAGAATGTGAGAAGAGAGGTCGAAGCTTCTCATCCCGATGATTCACCTATTGTTGTTTATTACCGAGGAGTTTGGAGAATCAAGGGTATAATTCAG GTGTCGAGATCTATTGGCGACATTTATTTGAAGAAACCCGAGTTTCACAGAGATCCAAATTTCCAACAATGTGGAACTCTTGTTCCCATGAAACGACCGCTGTTGTCTGCTGTACCTTCCATCTTGACGAGGAAGCTTAAACCACAAGATTTGTTCTTAATATTCGCCTCCGATGGTCTCTGGGAACATCTCACTGACGACGCGGCAGTTCAGTTAGTATCAAAATACCCAAGAACG GGCATCGCGAGAAGATTAGTGGCAGCTGCTATTCGAGAAGCAGCTAAGAAGAGAGAAAAGAGATACAAAGATATAAAGAAAATCGAGAAAGGGGCCCGGAGGTATTTTCATGATGACATAACCGTTATCGTTATTTATCTCGATAATCACAAACCGTCCAATTCCAAGAACAAACGTAGTACCATGGGCTGCACCACTGCCCCTGTCGATATCTTTTCTTACAATTCAGACGAAGCAAAGGAAAGTTCCGGCGACAAGTTTCTTTCCAGCGAGGAGGCACCATTGAGCATAACATATTGA
- the LOC140957395 gene encoding uncharacterized protein encodes MDRKQGFFSALKEEVVRGLSPARSRSKSPARSASPISGFLRRKKVSTSNSDTWISRSCSLRPVGETLTPLMEGPLAEEGEVGESKRVGSGLGQWVRGQLTRTPSMAVSENGYGSKRSDLRLLLGVMGAPLAPVHVSTSDPFPLLSIKDTPIETSSAQYILQQYTAASGGLKVHNSIKNAYAMGKLKMVASEFETATKVVKNRNAARAAESGGFVLWQMNPDMWYVELAVGGSKVHAGCNGKLVWRHTPWLGAHTAKGPVRPLRRALQGLDPGTTASMFADAICIGEKSINGEDCFILKLSADPLTLKARSEGPAEIIRHVLFGYFSQKTGLLVHMEDSHLTRIQSNGGDVVYWETTINSFLDDYRPVEGIMIAHSGRSVVTLFRFGELAMSHTKTRMEEAWTIEEVAFNVPGLSVDCFIPPADLRSGSISEDCELPQEERGKSSINLAAHRAKVAALENARDSSVDNLVWKLEI; translated from the exons ATGGACAGGAAACAAGGGTTTTTCTCGGCATTGAAGGAGGAGGTCGTACGCGGGTTATCTCCGGCGAGGTCTCGCTCGAAGAGCCCTGCCAGGAGCGCATCACCGATTTCGGGTTTTCTCCGGAGAAAGAAGGTGAGTACAAGCAACTCTGATACGTGGATTTCGAGATCGTGTAGCCTGAGGCCGGTCGGAGAGACGCTGACTCCATTGATGGAGGGCCCGCTTGCGGAGGAAGGGGAAGTCGGGGAGTCGAAGAGGGTCGGGTCGGGTCTTGGGCAATGGGTCCGCGGGCAGCTGACTCGGACCCCGTCAATGGCCGTGAGTGAAAATGGGTATGGGAGCAAAAGGTCCGATCTAAGGCTTCTGCTTGGAGTGATGGGGGCACCACTCGCGCCGGTGCACGTTAGCACCAGTGACCCTTTTCCTCTTCTCAGTATCAAGGACACTCCCATT GAAACTTCATCTGCTCAGTACATTTTACAACAGTATACTGCTGCATCTGGGGGGCTAAAAGTGCATAACTCCATCAAGAATGCGTATGCAATGGGAAAACTGAAGATGGTAGCTTCAGAATTTGAAACCGCTACAAAGGTAGTGAAGAACAGAAATGCTGCAAGAGCTGCCGAGTCTGGTGGTTTTGTCCTGTGGCAGATGAATCCAGACATGTGGTATGTGGAGCTTGCGGTTGGGGGGAGTAAAGTTCACGCTGGCTGCAACGGGAAGCTAGTGTGGAGGCATACACCATGGCTTGGTGCACACACAGCCAAGGGTCCAGTTCGGCCTTTGCGCCGCGCTCTTCAG GGACTTGATCCAGGAACTACTGCGAGTATGTTTGCCGATGCCATTTGCATTGGGGAGAAGAGCATCAACGGGGAAGACTGTTTCATTCTAAAGCTTTCTGCCGATCCTCTGACGTTGAAGGCGAGGAGTGAAGGGCCAGCAGAAATCATACGGCATGTCCTATTTGGATACTTCAGCCAAAAGACGGGGCTTCTTGTTCACATGGAGGATTCACATCTCACACGAATCCAGTCTAATGGAGGCGATGTTGTATACTGGGAGACAACCATTAATTCATTCCTAGATGATTATCGACCTGTTGAAGGGATCATGATAGCTCATTCTGGACGTTCTGTTGTTACCCTTTTTCGATTTGGAGAGCTGGCAATGAGCCATACAAAAACCAGGATGGAAGAAGCATGGACAATTGAAGAGGTCGCCTTTAACGTCCCGGGTCTGTCAGTAGACTGTTTCATTCCTCCAGCTGATTTGAGATCAGGTTCTATTAGTGAAGATTGTGAACTGCCTCAAGAAGAAAGGGGTAAGTCGTCTATCAACCTCGCAGCACACAGAGCAAAAGTTGCTGCCCTGGAGAATGCCCGAGATAGCAGTGTGGATAACTTAGTCTGGAAATTGGAAATCTGA